The sequence below is a genomic window from Pempheris klunzingeri isolate RE-2024b chromosome 12, fPemKlu1.hap1, whole genome shotgun sequence.
TGTCAGGAGTAGCTGCTCACCGTCCTTCATAGCCTGACTGAGCACTTCGGAAGCTCTCCTCTAAAACGGTGAGGTGCAGGTCATCCTCAGGTGCAGGTGTTGTTGTGCTCTTCGTCTCCTCCGCTTTGGTGGACTGCCTCCGAACCACTGTGGTAGCAACTTTGACCACTTTTGTTGGTGCCTCCTCCACAGGGGGCGCCATTCGACCTAAttgatgtaaaaaataaaaataaaacacaacaatttGTTAATTGAGGATTGTAACACATCATATGCAAAGAAATGTGGCGAAGCTGAAACTGAAATGGGATTTTTTAAGGGTTCACCTGTGCAGATTTTGCAGTGGAGGTCAAACAAGTGAGATTTGTGCTGGCTGGTGGTGTCTTTCTCCGTCTTGGTACTCTCTGCTTTGTTCTCGGGGGTTTTTGGAGGCTCTCCTGAGACTTCTGTCGCTTTGGGAGGAGGCTCAAGCTGACAAGGGACAGAAACCGAGAAATTCAAGCTGACCGTCAACCTCTTTTACTGctaaatatatagaaatgaaGGGTAATATTTAATGTGTCTACTACCTCTGCAGGTTCAGGTGCCTTCACTGGTTCTTGGCTCTCAATTTCTATTTCACCTTTGTGCGTGATCTTCGTGATCGGTCGCCTCTCaacttctctttgctctttttcaaTCATCTCAAttgtctgtaaaatgaaattcattgctttttagttttactttccAAAATACTGTAATCCTTtgaaaaaaacaggacaaaatcTACAAATATTCTGTTAATACTACTTCCTGAGGTCAGAATTATTAGGACATTAGACATCATCAGGGTGACTTTATGTGATACACTTGGTAAGAAACGACAGCACAGATTTAGATGTTACTTACATGTCGGTTCTCCCTTTGTCGCCAAGCTGCCAATTCTTTTGAGGCCAGTTCCTCGGGGCTCATTCGAATTAGGTTACCAGGAGAAATTTCCCCTGTGAGAACCCTCTTAAAGAGGACCTAAACAATACAATcaaaatgaatttaaacaaaGCCATTGTACCTATAGTTATATTGACCAAAATGCAACACCAATATACTTTACATTTGGATCATGCCTGGTTTAAAATGGTACTTACGTTATTTTTAGTGTCTTTGAGGTTAAACATTAAGCTTCTGTACTTGTTCTTGTATTTGTTGTCAGTGTCTTTGTATAAATGAAAAAGTTCTTTCTCAGTCTTCTTGGCAACTTCAGTGGCCCTCTCCACTGAGATATTCAAATCAGATTCCTTCAGCCTGAAACGcagaaaatgtgacatttggtaaaagaaaagtttaaaacacTACGTGCTTTTCAGTATCTACACAACACTTTTAATTACTTTTGCTCATGAAATTAGTACCTCTGTATAAGGATTTCCTTCAGAGAGTCACGCACACTTCGCCTGATTGCCTCCACAGACACGGGCTTCTTTGAAGCTGAAGAGTGACTTTTACTTCTTGTCTCTTGTTTCTGCGGAGCACCTATGAGGACAGAATGACAATATGTGCTGAGCAAGAGGGGGGATCTGTGGCCACGGGGATTACAAACGTTAAAGATTCAACACAGAGttgtgacaacaacaaaaatacacagcagCTTGATGTGAAAGATCTGTGCACCTTTAACTGTTAACTAATATCTAAGAAAGCACTACAAGGATTTGTATTCTCCTCTGTACTGAACAAAGAGTGTAAAACAAGTAAGGTGTGGATGTAGTGGTGACTTAGCATTACgtaaataaactgtatttaGCAGCAAGATGACACTGAAATTGAGTATTTCTATGTTTTAAGTTGGTTTTGTGGCTACATTTGGGTTCCCAATGTGGgagaaaacatcaacaacaggTGCAACACAACTGTTTGTAGCTATTTTACGAGACCCTTACCCGACAGATacagtgtctttttttgttgtttagtaGTTTTTTATAATGCCCATCAGGATTTTGTGTCTCCCAAAATGGTTTCCCTGTTCACTTGATGTTCTGAAACTCAAATGTAGACTTTGTTGACTTTTCAAAATATCAACAGTGAGCTAAGAGACAACTCTGGGTTTTGGGGGAAGGCCATGACAAAATCCAGCTGTATTCTTTAGATATACACAGCCTTTCATACAGTGCCCTCCATAATATCTGTTATGAAGGAAAAGCCTTTTTTATTTACCTTCATCAAATAGGTCACATACGGTGCACATTCTCAGATTTTATTAAAGgctatttttatacattttggcTTTGCCATGTAGAAATGACAGCACTTTTTATATAtgactatatattatatattatttgaGTAACTCCTTGGTTTAGCAGTATGTTTGGGGGCTCTGTCTTGCTGAAGCTCTGTCCAGTGACTTGGAGGCTTTTTCCCCAAAGATGTTTCTTTGTCCCTCACAAACACCTGTGAAGGACTATGTCTAAAAAGTGCTGTAACTTCTACATAGTAACACCAAAATGTCTAAAAGGAGCCTTCAGTAAAATGTGGGAATGTCGGCTTCAACCACATTAGAATTGTTTGATTACAAATCTAAAACAGTGGAGTACAGAGACAACTTCTTAAAATCTGTCTCTGAACTAAACATTATGGAGgacattaaataataaaataaaaatcatgtgTTGGAGTTGTCATCATTCAGTTTTGTTTACACACTGTAATAACATCAAACCATGGACCAcaaaacacaacttttttttcacagcccATGAAAAGTACCTGTTTTATGACTGGCGTCTGTGGAGTGCCGTCTGTCAGGATCCTATTTCAGGAGAGAAATCGAAACCGCACATtaatattgttaatattattaatcTTGTCACTTATTGAGAAagataatatcaataaaaatgatGTGGAGGAGATCATATGAAATATTACAAGCCCTTGGCCAAAGGTTAAAAAACACAGGGTGAATTTTGTGTGTGGGAAAATGTACTAGACTTTGATGAACACACCATTTTAACTACACACCCATGTGTCAGCCTTCTGTACAGGAAAGGTAAAAGCAAAAAGACAACAAACCCTTATGAAGTGGTAACACTGGCTATGATTAATGTCAGAGGATGAACTAGCTGTAggaacaaatgaaatgtaaaatgtacttTGAATATGAAGGatttaaatatgttaaatgtGTGATCAAACAGCTCTATTAAAGAACTCATGCTGACACTGCTTACCTTTCTTACTGGTCTGACCCCCCCTGATGAGAGTGTCTGGGAGGGTCCCGGTCGGGGTTTGGGAGGCAGCTTAAGATCCTGTATTTCAGTCTTTGTTTGGACTTCTGGTTTGGCTCCACTCGGGGGCTCAGGCTCCACCTTTTTGCTTTCCTCCTCGCAGCACTTCAAGCACACGTACAtctggtcctcctcctccatttcaCGCACTTTCGACAGGTCGAGACCAACACAGTCGCCATGGAACCAGTCGTCACAGCGACCACAGCCGACCATGAACCTAAACAAAGTGCAGCTTTTATGAAAAGTGTGTTTGCAAATGAGCATTGTGAGCACCAGATACACTCTGGCCAAAAGGCAAACATGACACCAGTATTTCTGTTTAGTTAAGCACCTGCTCAATTTAACTGCATAGCAgagcatttaaatgtattccAGTCAGGTCTTTTCCGTAATTGTGCAAATTTTATAGTTCATTAGCTTTCATTGTCCCTGCATCGGCTATCATCTCAAGTCCCTTAAATACTGCATGCTGTGCTGAGAAAATGCTGAACAATCAATTCAATGCTGCACATAGTTacacaagaaacagaaaaaacacctGTTGAGTTAAATCTACACctcacaataataataatcatcatcaataaataaaaatctaccTTTACTGAACTTTCTTATTGTAGTTTTTCTCTATATTTAGATAAGAAGCAGCACTtacatgttgttgtggtgttttttgCACAGACCACAACAGTTATTTCCATCCCATACAGTCTCACTGTTAGCAGGTTGCTCGTCGGCCACTTCCTTCTTCACAACAGGAGCGTTATCTGGAATAAACAGCTGCGGCTCATCCACAGAGACGCttcttgtatttttacttttctgtctttgaagGATCTTTTCCGGCTTTTTCAGTTTGGGCTTTTCCTGTCCTCCTTCCTCGGGCGCTTTTAAAGGATGACCTGGACGACCGTGCGCCACGTGAGCGGTCTCTGCTTTGGGACTAACGTGAGGAGGAGTAGGTTTACTTAGTCCCTGCTGATCAACACGGTTCCCAGATGCTGGGATCTTCTTCACTGCAGCGCTAGGTGTACTTGGCAATTTTGGCTTGACTTTATTATCTCCTGAAGCCTGCATCTTTTGCACTTTAGTAGCATGCTCACTTTGCGTGTTTTCTGCAGGCCTTTTCAAAGGTGcaatgtctttcttttcttttacagatTTCACTTTGTGCAGGTCTTCTCTTTGGGTGATTGTGGATGGCACGTCTTGGGACACTTTATGTCCCTTAGTCGTGTTGTTGGGTTTACTGGAAACCACGTCCTTGATCTTGTTAGGAGGCAGTCCTTGTTTAGACTTCAGCGGTGTTTTGGCCTCAGTCTGTTGCTTTCCCTTACCATCAGTCTTATTACTAACAGGAGttgcattattttcattgttttgtggttgtttgATGTCATTTTTTCCTTTATCGACTGGCTTCTGCGTTTCAGAAACACTCTGATTGTCAAGTTTTGTCTCTTGTGTGCTGGCACTCCCCAATAATGTCCCATTGGAGGTCTGCACATCGTTGGGATTCACATATGGGCCCAGCCCGAGTGCTGCATCGTCAGCAGAGTTCTTCTCAGCTGCGCCCTGCTCTGCCACATTCTCAGGTGTGGGATTCTGTACATTGACAGCATCATCTGGCAACACAGCAAGTCCAATGTCCCCACTATATGAAATACCATCATCGAGGCTCACAGACTGACATGCTTCAACATTTTGTGCGTAAGAGGGTCCTGGAAGCAGCTCAATCTTGAATCCTCCGATTGTGACTGTCAGTCGTCTCAATACAACTGTAGGTTTCAGCCATACTCCACCATCAAGATCATTAACATTAATACGTCCTCCCATAGTCAATTCTTTCTTCAGCTGGGTGCCTTTAACTCCTTTCTCAATGAGAAATGACTTCTGTAGCCTGTTTGCTGGTTTCCTTCCTGGTCGTCCTCGGGCCATGGTGTTGGTGGACGTGTTGGTAGTTTGTGGACTACTGCTAGATTCTGTTTccacaagaagaaaagaaaaacatgttaacaCCATCTCCAATTTGTCTTGTATGGTGGAACATAAAAGAGCACAAACTTACCGCAATCTAAGTTACGCTGGCGTTTCCTCTGCCTGCCGACAGGTCGCTTGAGTGGTGTGGCTACTGCAACTGTCAGTTCACTGCTGAGGCCTGCGGATGCTGAACCACTATCGAGACCTGCAACAgcccaaataaataaatgtacttcaTCTCCCTGGGTATCAATGTGAGAGACAAATAGTCTTCTGGAAAACAATCTTAAAAACTGAGATAAATTGCAGTTACACTGGTTGAAAACTAGCCATTTGGATAACACCGAGTacatttacaattacaattacaaacCATTGAACAACCACTGGATTCTCagcatttcaaaatatatttgaagaACCGTTTGGTGTCATGATTTGTCTTATTTCAAACACTCAGAATGTGGTTTGGCATTAAAACAGTTCTGTTAACATGCTCCTCCATCAACCACCAAGTTCCAAAGTACAAAATAATGCCGAATAAGCAGACTGTTAATGTATCCACTGCAGAGTTTTCCAGTTAGTTGTGGATGTCCTTGCTTATGAACTATCGGTGGTAACATACGTTAATCGGCTTTAAATCAATGTTTAGACTCAGCGCGaatcatttttacacatttttatcatctgtTCAGTCTGACGACACACCTGTTGAGCCGGCAATCTGAAACGTGGGGTCCTCATTGTCCAGCAGGTTGAACTGAGCGCTTGCACATCCAAACATGGGATCTTTGTCACTGAGCATGTTCTTCAGGGAGTCTTCCAGTCGGACTCCTGTCCCCAACTCATTACCAGCTTCACATTCCAGATTCTGACCGATTATCAAAGACTCATCCAACTGGTCACTGGGTATTAAATGGTTAAAGGTGTCCACAATATCCATGAATGCTGCTGCCTTCCTGCATCAAAACAAGAGTCAAGAGTCAGGAGAGCACGTTCAAATTACCCATTTTGATCAAGCAGAATTGCAGCCAACCTGCACCATGGAGCCACATTATGTTTCTAGCCGGGCTCAAGCGTCCATTATGGGCTAAAGTAAGCAGATACTCACTGGTTTAGAAGTCCATGCTAGTTTTAGAAAACTTCTCCATAGCGAACATACAGTATGAACACTTCCAGAGGGTGATTGTATTGTCTGTAGAGTATATCTATTACATTAGAGACGTTCAG
It includes:
- the phf3 gene encoding PHD finger protein 3, with the protein product MDIVDTFNHLIPSDQLDESLIIGQNLECEAGNELGTGVRLEDSLKNMLSDKDPMFGCASAQFNLLDNEDPTFQIAGSTGLDSGSASAGLSSELTVAVATPLKRPVGRQRKRQRNLDCESSSSPQTTNTSTNTMARGRPGRKPANRLQKSFLIEKGVKGTQLKKELTMGGRINVNDLDGGVWLKPTVVLRRLTVTIGGFKIELLPGPSYAQNVEACQSVSLDDGISYSGDIGLAVLPDDAVNVQNPTPENVAEQGAAEKNSADDAALGLGPYVNPNDVQTSNGTLLGSASTQETKLDNQSVSETQKPVDKGKNDIKQPQNNENNATPVSNKTDGKGKQQTEAKTPLKSKQGLPPNKIKDVVSSKPNNTTKGHKVSQDVPSTITQREDLHKVKSVKEKKDIAPLKRPAENTQSEHATKVQKMQASGDNKVKPKLPSTPSAAVKKIPASGNRVDQQGLSKPTPPHVSPKAETAHVAHGRPGHPLKAPEEGGQEKPKLKKPEKILQRQKSKNTRSVSVDEPQLFIPDNAPVVKKEVADEQPANSETVWDGNNCCGLCKKHHNNMFMVGCGRCDDWFHGDCVGLDLSKVREMEEEDQMYVCLKCCEEESKKVEPEPPSGAKPEVQTKTEIQDLKLPPKPRPGPSQTLSSGGVRPVRKDPDRRHSTDASHKTGAPQKQETRSKSHSSASKKPVSVEAIRRSVRDSLKEILIQRLKESDLNISVERATEVAKKTEKELFHLYKDTDNKYKNKYRSLMFNLKDTKNNVLFKRVLTGEISPGNLIRMSPEELASKELAAWRQRENRHTIEMIEKEQREVERRPITKITHKGEIEIESQEPVKAPEPAELEPPPKATEVSGEPPKTPENKAESTKTEKDTTSQHKSHLFDLHCKICTGRMAPPVEEAPTKVVKVATTVVRRQSTKAEETKSTTTPAPEDDLHLTVLEESFRSAQSGYEGRLYHTAGRDEEASFLSNLKSMWRGFIHMHSVAKFVTKAFPVSGILDNLTEDLPDSIQVGGRISPQTVWDYLEKIRATGTKEVCLIRFSPESEEDEISYTLLYAYFSSRRRFGVVSNNLKQVKDMYLIPLGATEKVPHQLVPFDGPGLENNRANLLLGLIIRQRPKRDFLAVNMNETARNIPEIKPITVSTKETRATEEDEKLFLSSLTATKDKEKDKPHNTTEDVDEPVTESLEEPSAPEETNNQEPQKPLRFLPGVLVGWGGELPPLPDVGGKPATAADDTQKTQPALKTEASTGTSKSPTAAAPRERFVIKKKEAKPAKAEPELSGPTDTSAANSSSGKDAAVVTHGAQVSLKDKPPDVSTEAFLASLSTAPSGTDTSSAAAANKGGSGLLSETEKATSEGNSLLQSKSPAASAPTNSLKPPLSGILKKSSAYSSVNEDKATVLQKDKASHPAPSNPKPVPVLSSTRNEPVTLFHQGYLQVSQAKSNPEEENQTTTQSLPSEKEDPAMSLAGATVTQTVYPPTVQGPQAACYTEASEAPIPSPHPQVPGSYTYPTGSPPNTLSAPQTQNQNHSAPWVQDSTSQALPGLQSPPSLAKDHKRLEERYSDPWERPRNTEDRDHHGRHGHHRDPHHGKKSRHHDREREKKHDRSHDDKYRERSRHHGHSDDRYGEKRKERDDHSSRHKDRHRHRRDSDYENGRRSSKDSYS